From a region of the Gossypium raimondii isolate GPD5lz chromosome 10, ASM2569854v1, whole genome shotgun sequence genome:
- the LOC105774901 gene encoding heavy metal-associated isoprenylated plant protein 19, translating to MENEKRKDDKEVNVAEFKVSMNCNACERTVAKVIAKLKGVEKFTTDMNKNKVVVTGKIDPQKVLEKLRKKTGNKVEIVGKVEEKENEKANDISIQYSNSSLLENEAFMMFSDENPNACSIM from the exons ATGGAAAATGAGAAGAGAAAAGATGATAAAGAa GTAAATGTTGCAGAATTTAAAGTCTCAATGAATTGCAATGCATGTGAAAGAACCGTCGCCAAAGTCATTGCCAAATTGAAAG GTGTGGAGAAATTTACTACGGATATGAACAAAAACAAAGTTGTAGTTACGGGTAAGATTGATCCGCAAAaggttttggaaaaattaagaaagaaaactGGTAACAAAGTAGAAATTGTGGGTAAAGTTGAAGAAAAGGAGAACGAGAAAGCTAATGACATTTctatacaatattcaaattcGTCACTATTAGAAAACGAAGCATTTATGATGTTTAGTGACGAAAATCCAAATGCATGTTCAATCATGTAA
- the LOC105774900 gene encoding peroxidase 24, whose translation MRAGYCIFILLVSLTLFGIVDVCNAGKLSYKFYKRTCPRAEQIVKEIIQNRTQSSPSLGARLIRMQFHDCFVRGCDASVLLDTVNNSTAEKEAIPNSSLSGFDVIDDVKTAIERVCPKVVSCADILALAARDAVSAPFSKPLWDVQLGRRDGMVSLATETNGNLPSPFANFTSLIQLFNRKGLDVNDLVVLSGAHTIGVAHCATFSSRLYNFTGKGDADPSLDPTYAEALRKQCPNPASPTITVEMDPTSSLSFDNHYYDILLQKKGLFGSDAALLTNRNSRKIVTRLQRSRSSFFPAFAKSVKKMGAIEVLTGNAGEVRQNCRVVNP comes from the exons ATGAGGGCTGGTTATTGCATTTTCATCCTCCTTGTTTCTCTTACTTTGTTCGGAATCGTCGATGTTTGTAATGCTGGTAAGTTGAGCTATAAGTTTTACAAAAGAACTTGTCCACGAGCTGAGCAGATCGTAAAAGAGATTATCCAAAACCGAACCCAAAGTAGTCCATCTTTGGGTGCTCGACTTATTAGGATGCAATTCCATGACTGCTTTGTTAGG GGATGCGATGCATCAGTGCTGTTGGACACAGTTAATAATTCTACGGCTGAGAAAGAAGCGATACCGAACTCATCCTTAAGCGGTTTCGACGTGATCGACGATGTCAAGACTGCAATCGAAAGGGTTTGCCCTAAAGTTGTTTCCTGTGCTGATATTCTTGCCTTGGCAGCTCGTGATGCTGTTTCTGCACCT TTTAGTAAGCCCCTGTGGGACGTTCAACTTGGAAGAAGAGACGGTATGGTTTCACTGGCAACTGAGACCAATGGAAACCTCCCTAGTCCCTTTGCAAACTTCACTAGTTTGATTCAACTGTTTAATAGGAAAGGCCTTGACGTTAATGACCTTGTTGTTCTTTCAG GTGCGCACACTATTGGAGTTGCTCACTGTGCAACTTTCTCAAGTAGGCTTTACAACTTCACAGGCAAAGGTGATGCTGATCCGAGCTTGGATCCAACTTACGCCGAAGCCTTAAGAAAGCAATGTCCGAACCCAGCAAGTCCAACAATAACAGTGGAAATGGATCCCACAAGTTCATTATCATTCGACAATCATTACTACGATATCTTATTACAAAAGAAGGGGTTGTTTGGTTCAGATGCTGCGCTTCTTACGAACAGGAATTCCAGAAAGATCGTGACTCGGTTACAGAGATCGCGTTCTTCCTTTTTCCCTGCATTTGCCAAGTCGGTGAAGAAAATGGGAGCCATTGAAGTTCTCACTGGAAATGCTGGAGAAGTCAGGCAAAACTGCCGTGTTGTTAACCCTTGA
- the LOC105778508 gene encoding peroxidase 27: MKMRAGYSIFLLILSLTVCNAGKLSNTFYKNTCPQVEKIVREIIQIHTRNNPSLGAQLIRMQFHDCFVRGCDASVLLDTVSNSKAEKEAIPNQSLGGFDVIDDIKAAIERVCPKVVSCADILALAARDAISSPFKKSMWSVQLGRRDGRVSLATEISGNLPSPFANFTSLVQLFKGKGLNVNDLLVLSGAHTLGDSRCGAFSRRLYNFTSKGDADPSLDPTYAKILRKKCPNPASPAITVEMDPGSSLSFDNHYYDILLQRKGLFVSDAALLTDKNSNKIVTRLQRSRSLFFTAFAKSMKKMAAIGVLTGNAGEIRQNCRVVNPGKN, from the exons ATGAAAATGAGGGCTGGTTATAGCATTTTCCTTCTCATTCTTTCTCTTACTGTTTGTAATGCTGGTAAGTTGAGTAATACCTTTTACAAAAATACTTGCCCACAAGTTGAGAAGATCGTGAGAGAGATTATCCAGATTCATACTCGAAACAATCCATCTTTGGGTGCTCAACTTATTAGGATGCAGTTCCATGATTGCTTTGTTAGG GGATGCGATGCATCAGTGTTGTTGGATACAGTTAGCAATTCCAAGGCTGAGAAAGAAGCAATACCGAATCAATCTTTAGGTGGTTTCGACGTGATCGACGATATCAAGGCAGCAATCGAAAGGGTTTGCCCTAAAGTCGTTTCTTGTGCGGATATTCTTGCCTTGGCAGCTCGTGATGCAATTTCTTCACCT TTTAAAAAGTCGATGTGGAGCGTACAGCTTGGAAGAAGAGACGGTAGAGTTTCACTGGCAACTGAGATCAGTGGAAACCTCCCTAGTCCCTTTGCAAACTTCACTAGTTTGGTTCAACTATTTAAGGGGAAAGGCCTTAATGTTAATGATCTTCTTGTTCTTTCAG GTGCACACACCCTTGGAGATTCTCGCTGTGGAGCTTTCTCAAGAAGGCTTTACAACTTCACAAGCAAAGGCGATGCTGATCCGAGCTTAGATCCAACTTATGCTAAAATCTTGAGAAAGAAATGTCCGAACCCAGCAAGTCCAGCAATAACAGTGGAAATGGATCCTGGAAGTTCACTATCATTCGACAATCATTACTACGATATCTTATTACAAAGGAAAGGGTTGTTCGTTTCAGATGCTGCACTTCTTACAGACAAGAATTCCAACAAGATTGTGACTCGGTTACAAAGGTCACGTTCGTTGTTTTTCACTGCGTTTGCAAAATCGATGAAGAAAATGGCAGCCATTGGAGTTCTCACTGGAAATGCTGGAGAAATTAGGCAAAACTGCCGTGTTGTCAACCCaggaaagaattaa